A single Pseudomonas sp. MM223 DNA region contains:
- the ppnN gene encoding Pyrimidine/purine nucleotide 5'-monophosphate nucleosidase (*Name ppnN): MPQRNVINASVSPKGSLETLSQREVQQLSEVGTGSLYTLFRQCALAILNTGAHVDNAKTILEAYKDFEVRIHQQDRGVRLELLNAPADAFVDGEMIASTREMLFSALRDIVYTESELASQRIDLESSQGITDYVFHLLRNARTLRPGVEPKMVVCWGGHSISTEEYQYTKKVGHELGLRKLDVCTGCGPGVMKGPMKGATIAHAKQRMHGSRYLGLTEPGIIAAEAPNPIVNELVILPDIEKRLEAFVRVGHGIIIFPGGAGTAEEFLYLLGILMHPDNHDLPFPVVLTGPRSAEPYLQQLHAFVGATLGEAAHRLYEIIIDDPAEVARHMVEGLKEVKQFRRERNDAFHFNWLLKIEESFQRPFDPTHQAMAELDLRRELPPHELAANLRRAFSGIVAGNVKDKGIRLIEEHGPYQIHGDSAVLDPLGRLLQAFVDQHRMKLPGGAAYVPCYQVAT, translated from the coding sequence ATGCCTCAACGCAATGTCATCAATGCATCCGTCAGCCCCAAAGGCAGCCTGGAAACGCTGTCACAACGTGAAGTGCAGCAACTGAGTGAAGTCGGTACCGGTAGCCTTTACACCCTGTTCCGCCAGTGCGCCCTGGCCATCCTCAACACCGGCGCTCATGTCGACAATGCCAAGACCATCCTCGAGGCCTACAAAGACTTCGAGGTGCGTATCCACCAACAGGACCGCGGCGTACGCCTGGAGCTGCTTAATGCCCCGGCCGACGCCTTCGTCGATGGCGAAATGATCGCCAGCACCCGTGAAATGCTGTTCAGCGCCCTGCGCGACATCGTCTACACCGAAAGCGAGCTGGCCAGCCAGCGTATCGACCTGGAAAGCTCCCAGGGCATCACCGACTACGTTTTCCACCTGCTGCGCAACGCCCGCACCCTGCGCCCGGGCGTAGAGCCGAAAATGGTGGTGTGCTGGGGCGGCCACTCGATCAGCACCGAGGAATACCAGTACACCAAGAAGGTCGGCCACGAGCTGGGCCTGCGCAAGCTGGATGTGTGCACCGGCTGCGGCCCGGGCGTGATGAAAGGCCCGATGAAAGGCGCCACCATCGCCCACGCCAAGCAGCGCATGCATGGAAGCCGCTACCTTGGCCTGACCGAGCCGGGCATCATTGCCGCCGAGGCGCCCAACCCGATCGTTAACGAGCTGGTGATCTTGCCGGACATTGAGAAGCGCCTTGAAGCCTTCGTACGTGTCGGTCACGGCATCATCATCTTCCCGGGCGGTGCCGGTACGGCCGAGGAGTTCCTGTACCTGCTGGGCATCCTCATGCACCCCGACAACCACGACCTGCCGTTCCCGGTGGTGCTCACCGGCCCGCGCAGCGCCGAACCGTACCTGCAACAGTTGCATGCCTTCGTCGGCGCTACCCTGGGCGAGGCGGCGCACCGCTTGTACGAAATCATCATTGATGACCCGGCCGAAGTTGCCCGGCACATGGTCGAAGGGCTCAAGGAGGTCAAGCAGTTCCGCCGCGAGCGCAACGACGCCTTCCACTTCAACTGGCTGCTGAAAATCGAGGAAAGCTTCCAGCGCCCGTTCGACCCGACCCACCAGGCCATGGCCGAGCTGGACCTGCGCCGCGAGCTGCCACCCCATGAACTGGCTGCCAACCTGCGCCGGGCGTTTTCCGGCATCGTTGCCGGTAACGTCAAGGACAAGGGCATCCGCCTGATCGAGGAACACGGGCCGTATCAGATCCATGGCGACAGCGCTGTGCTGGACCCACTGGGCCGGCTGCTACAGGCCTTCGTCGACCAGCACCGCATGAAGCTGCCCGGCGGCGCTGCGTATGTGCCTTGCTACCAGGTGGCGACCTGA
- a CDS encoding hypothetical protein (UPF0324 inner membrane protein YeiH) has translation MATVPSNPAYTPTLSTRGRLNGILFVALFAFAVTQLAALPAIANLGISPLIVGIVAGALYGNALRDGVPASWAAGINFSARGLLRIAVAFFGLRVSLQEIAEVGWSGLLVSLLVVSSTLLIGLWCGMKLFKLDRDTALLTAAGSAICGAAAVLAFESALRSAPHKSAMAVGSVVLFGTLSMFLYPLAINAGWLHLDTLGAGLFLGGTIHEVAQVVGAASNVSPEATHIATIVKMTRVMLLVPVLLVVGLWISRSRKAGQAQGNGRIAMPWFAFGFLALVLVNSLQVLPGSVTQAVNSLDTFALTMAMTALGMETRFSQIRQAGPKALATGAILNLWLVGGGLAITLGVQKLLG, from the coding sequence ATGGCCACGGTTCCGTCCAACCCCGCTTATACGCCTACCCTCTCCACCCGAGGGCGGCTCAATGGCATCCTGTTCGTCGCGCTGTTCGCGTTTGCGGTCACCCAACTGGCCGCCTTGCCCGCCATCGCCAACCTGGGCATCAGCCCGCTGATCGTCGGCATCGTCGCCGGCGCGCTGTACGGCAACGCGTTGCGCGACGGTGTACCGGCCAGCTGGGCTGCCGGCATCAACTTTTCGGCCCGCGGCCTTCTGCGCATAGCCGTAGCCTTCTTCGGCCTGCGTGTCAGCCTGCAGGAAATCGCCGAAGTCGGCTGGTCGGGGTTGCTCGTATCGCTGCTGGTGGTGTCCAGCACCCTGCTGATCGGCCTGTGGTGTGGCATGAAGCTGTTCAAGCTGGACCGCGATACCGCCTTGCTGACCGCCGCTGGCAGCGCCATCTGTGGCGCCGCCGCCGTGCTGGCCTTCGAATCGGCGCTGCGCAGTGCCCCGCACAAAAGCGCCATGGCCGTCGGCAGCGTGGTGCTGTTCGGCACCTTGTCGATGTTCCTCTACCCGCTCGCCATTAATGCCGGCTGGCTGCACCTGGACACCCTGGGCGCCGGGCTGTTCCTGGGCGGCACCATCCACGAAGTCGCCCAGGTAGTAGGCGCGGCAAGTAACGTCAGCCCTGAAGCCACTCATATCGCCACGATCGTCAAGATGACCCGGGTGATGCTGCTGGTGCCGGTACTGCTGGTGGTAGGCCTGTGGATCAGCCGCTCGCGCAAGGCCGGCCAGGCGCAGGGCAATGGGCGCATCGCGATGCCCTGGTTTGCCTTTGGCTTCCTCGCCCTGGTGCTGGTGAACTCGTTGCAGGTGCTGCCGGGTAGCGTGACCCAGGCGGTGAACAGCCTCGATACTTTTGCCCTGACCATGGCCATGACTGCGCTTGGCATGGAAACCCGCTTCAGCCAGATTCGTCAGGCCGGGCCAAAGGCGCTGGCTACCGGGGCTATCCTCAACCTGTGGCTGGTAGGCGGTGGATTGGCGATTACCCTCGGTGTGCAAAAGCTGTTGGGATAA
- the cmpR_3 gene encoding HTH-type transcriptional activator CmpR (*Name cmpR_3), with protein sequence MTPEQLITFATVAEHGNISHAAQALHLSQPAVSGQLKLLQEAFGEPLYQRAGRGVRLTAAGEQLLAHAERLRETFRQAQALREAMRGLERGTLRIGASTTPASYLLPYLIADFHTRHPDVLVTTSHGNSAEIVAALDSVDIALIEGPPGQELPLGTEVTAWREDEIVAIVPSGHPLASSDQQALASLGAYPLVLRESGSGVRQIVERAFAREGVAMRVALEIAGVEGVKEAVRAGMGVGFVSAMSIRHEDGALHRLQVAPQALVRRFSILVPHAATPSRAAARFLELCVGMQEVG encoded by the coding sequence ATGACCCCAGAACAACTGATAACGTTTGCCACTGTCGCCGAGCACGGCAACATCAGCCACGCGGCCCAGGCGCTGCACCTGTCGCAGCCGGCGGTGTCCGGCCAGCTCAAGCTGCTGCAAGAGGCTTTTGGCGAGCCGCTGTACCAGCGTGCCGGCCGTGGCGTGCGGTTGACGGCAGCTGGTGAGCAGTTGTTGGCCCATGCCGAGCGCCTGCGCGAAACCTTTCGCCAGGCCCAGGCATTGCGTGAGGCCATGCGTGGGTTGGAGCGCGGTACTTTGCGTATTGGTGCCAGCACCACACCCGCCAGTTACCTGCTGCCGTACCTGATTGCCGATTTCCATACCCGCCACCCGGACGTGCTGGTGACTACATCGCACGGCAACTCGGCCGAGATCGTCGCAGCGCTGGACAGTGTCGACATCGCCTTGATCGAAGGGCCGCCTGGGCAGGAATTGCCACTGGGCACAGAAGTGACGGCCTGGCGTGAGGACGAGATCGTTGCCATCGTGCCCAGTGGTCATCCGTTGGCAAGCAGTGACCAGCAGGCGTTGGCGTCGCTGGGTGCTTACCCGTTGGTGCTGCGCGAGAGCGGCTCGGGGGTGCGGCAGATCGTCGAGCGGGCGTTTGCCCGTGAGGGTGTTGCGATGCGCGTGGCGCTGGAAATTGCCGGGGTGGAAGGGGTGAAGGAGGCGGTGCGTGCGGGGATGGGGGTTGGCTTTGTGTCGGCGATGTCCATTCGTCATGAGGATGGGGCGTTGCACAGGTTGCAGGTTGCGCCGCAGGCGCTGGTGCGGCGGTTCTCCATTCTGGTGCCGCATGCGGCTACACCGTCGCGGGCGGCGGCGCGCTTTCTTGAGTTGTGTGTTGGCATGCAAGAGGTCGGTTGA
- the pncB2_1 gene encoding Nicotinate phosphoribosyltransferase 2 (*Name pncB2_1) has protein sequence MSESVFGPRIIQNLLDTDFYKITMMQAVLHNYPNAEVEWEFRCRNSEDLSPYLAEIRHQVEQLAEVTVTHDQLAYLEKIPFLKPDFIRFLSLFRFNLRYVQVGLDATGQLAIRVRGPWLHVILYEIPLLAIISEVRNRYRYREVVIEQVGERLYQKLDWLKAEASTDELAGFQLADFGTRRRFSYRVQEEVVHILKHDFPGRFVGTSNVHLAREFELKPLGTMAHEWFMAHQQLGPRLVDSQAAALECWVREYRGLLGIALTDCITMDAFISDFDLYFAKLFDGLRHDSGDPLAWAEKAIAHYERLGIDPKSKTLIFSDGLDFAKALTLYRALHERINVSFGIGTRLTCDIPGVEPMNIVIKMTDCNGAPVAKISDSPGKTQCRDENFVAYMKHVFKLN, from the coding sequence ATGAGCGAAAGTGTTTTTGGCCCGCGCATCATCCAGAACCTGCTGGACACCGACTTCTACAAGATCACCATGATGCAGGCAGTGCTGCACAACTACCCCAACGCCGAGGTCGAGTGGGAGTTCCGCTGCCGCAATAGTGAAGACCTCTCCCCCTACCTGGCCGAAATCCGACACCAGGTGGAGCAACTGGCCGAAGTCACAGTCACCCACGATCAGCTGGCGTATCTGGAGAAAATCCCTTTCCTGAAGCCCGACTTCATCCGTTTTCTCAGCCTGTTTCGCTTCAACCTGCGCTACGTCCAGGTTGGCCTGGATGCCACCGGGCAACTTGCAATCCGCGTACGCGGGCCGTGGTTGCATGTGATCCTCTATGAGATCCCGCTGCTGGCGATTATCAGCGAAGTACGCAACCGCTACCGCTACCGCGAGGTGGTGATCGAGCAAGTGGGCGAACGCCTGTACCAGAAACTGGACTGGCTCAAGGCCGAGGCCAGCACCGATGAGCTGGCCGGCTTCCAGTTGGCAGACTTCGGCACCCGCAGGCGCTTCTCTTACCGGGTGCAGGAAGAAGTGGTGCACATCCTCAAGCACGACTTCCCAGGGCGCTTCGTCGGCACCAGCAATGTGCACCTGGCCCGCGAATTCGAGCTAAAGCCCTTGGGCACCATGGCCCACGAATGGTTCATGGCCCACCAGCAGCTCGGCCCGCGCCTGGTCGACAGCCAGGCCGCCGCGCTGGAATGCTGGGTGCGGGAGTACCGTGGGTTACTGGGCATCGCGTTGACCGACTGCATTACCATGGATGCCTTCATCAGCGATTTTGATCTGTACTTCGCCAAGCTGTTCGATGGCCTGCGGCACGACTCGGGCGATCCACTGGCGTGGGCGGAGAAAGCCATCGCCCACTACGAGCGGCTGGGGATCGACCCGAAAAGCAAGACCCTGATCTTTTCCGATGGGCTGGATTTTGCCAAAGCGCTGACGCTGTACCGGGCATTGCACGAACGGATCAATGTGAGCTTTGGCATTGGTACCCGGCTGACCTGCGATATTCCTGGGGTGGAGCCCATGAACATCGTGATCAAGATGACCGACTGCAACGGGGCGCCCGTGGCCAAGATTTCCGACAGCCCGGGCAAGACGCAATGCCGGGACGAGAATTTTGTGGCCTACATGAAGCATGTCTTCAAGTTGAATTGA
- the pncA gene encoding Nicotinamidase (*Name pncA), translated as MKIASFDVDAQNGFTANAPQELPVPEGDEIAADLNAMALRADLRLGSKDAHPANAAWVVADPAHMLQPLQLDNADLTWVSHCVPGTPGFELLAGLPAPIDYDYFVWKGVEPDLHPYGACYHDLAERRSTGVIEYLKVHQVGAVIVGGLALDYCVKTTARQLRQAGFTVLLYLPACRALTQAGAIEACGALAADGVILCGDEAALDHQLAQIKEGRP; from the coding sequence ATGAAGATCGCCAGTTTCGACGTCGACGCGCAAAACGGCTTCACGGCCAACGCCCCGCAGGAACTGCCAGTTCCCGAAGGCGACGAAATCGCGGCGGATCTGAATGCCATGGCCCTGCGCGCCGACCTGCGCCTGGGCAGCAAGGACGCCCACCCGGCCAACGCCGCCTGGGTGGTCGCCGACCCTGCGCACATGCTGCAACCCCTGCAACTGGATAATGCAGACCTGACCTGGGTCAGCCACTGCGTGCCAGGCACGCCGGGTTTCGAGCTATTGGCCGGCCTGCCCGCCCCCATCGACTACGACTACTTCGTATGGAAAGGTGTCGAGCCCGACCTGCACCCCTACGGAGCCTGCTACCACGACCTGGCCGAACGCCGCTCCACCGGGGTAATCGAGTACCTCAAGGTCCACCAAGTGGGTGCAGTCATCGTCGGCGGCCTGGCCCTGGACTACTGCGTCAAGACCACCGCCCGCCAGTTGCGCCAAGCCGGCTTCACGGTGCTGCTGTACCTGCCCGCCTGCCGTGCCCTCACCCAGGCGGGCGCCATCGAAGCGTGCGGTGCCCTTGCTGCCGATGGCGTAATCCTTTGCGGCGACGAGGCCGCGCTCGACCACCAGCTTGCCCAGATCAAGGAAGGCCGCCCATGA
- the puuR_1 gene encoding HTH-type transcriptional regulator PuuR (*Name puuR_1) → MSTETEPRLRLEQYLGLQIKRQRQAQSLKLADVARIAGISQGMLSKIENAQVSTSLDTLSRLCDVLGMPMAKLFSQYDQPDGNALLVKAGEGLEVVRRGTEKGHTYHLLNHARGPKKHFEAYMVSMDDASEEFPTFAHPGTEFLHLLEGELVYRHGNQLYHLHAGDSLTFDGETPHGPEQLVQVPIRLLSIMNYGDD, encoded by the coding sequence ATGTCGACCGAAACCGAACCGCGCCTTCGCCTGGAGCAGTACCTGGGCCTGCAGATCAAGCGCCAGCGCCAGGCCCAGTCCCTCAAGCTTGCCGATGTGGCACGCATCGCCGGCATCAGCCAAGGCATGCTGAGCAAGATCGAGAACGCCCAGGTGTCCACCAGCCTCGACACCCTCAGCCGTTTGTGCGACGTGCTGGGCATGCCGATGGCCAAGCTGTTCAGCCAATATGACCAGCCCGACGGCAATGCCCTGCTGGTGAAAGCCGGCGAAGGTCTGGAAGTGGTGCGCCGCGGCACCGAGAAGGGCCACACCTACCACTTGCTCAATCACGCCAGGGGGCCGAAGAAGCACTTCGAGGCCTATATGGTGAGCATGGACGACGCCAGCGAAGAGTTCCCCACCTTCGCCCACCCCGGTACCGAGTTCCTCCACTTGCTGGAGGGCGAACTGGTGTACCGCCATGGTAACCAGCTCTATCACCTGCACGCTGGCGACAGCCTGACCTTCGACGGCGAAACCCCGCACGGCCCGGAGCAACTGGTGCAGGTACCCATACGCCTGCTGTCGATCATGAACTACGGCGACGACTGA
- a CDS encoding Glutamate--methylamine ligase, with amino-acid sequence MLPAETQRTLDQHGIKYVLAQFVDIHGSAKTKSVPVSGLKMVAEEGAGFAGFAICGMGMEPHGPDFMARGDLSTLVPVPWQPGYGRVVCVGHVNGQPWPYDTRYVLQQQVQRLADKGWTLNTGLEPEFSLFRRDEGGKLQLVDASDNLDKPCYDYKGLSRSRLFLERLTEALQPVGFDIYQIDHEDANGQFEINYTYSDAMESADRFTFFRMAAGEIANDLGMICSFMPKPDPKRAGNGMHFHLSLASSTNKNLFHDASDSSGMGLSKLAYHFAAGLMAHGPALCAFAAPTVNSYKRLVVGRSLSGSTWAPAFVAWGANNRSAMVRIPYGRLEFRLPDAGCNPYLVTAAIIAAGLDGIDRQLEPGEMCNENLYNLSLEEIAARGIKTLPQSLKEAADALEADPLFREVLGAEIVDEFIKLKRMEWVEYCRHVSDWEIQRYTEFF; translated from the coding sequence ATGTTGCCAGCAGAAACCCAGCGCACCCTCGACCAACACGGCATCAAGTACGTGCTGGCGCAATTCGTCGATATCCATGGCTCGGCGAAGACCAAATCGGTGCCGGTATCGGGCCTGAAGATGGTAGCCGAGGAGGGCGCCGGCTTTGCCGGGTTTGCCATCTGCGGCATGGGCATGGAACCGCACGGCCCGGACTTCATGGCCCGCGGCGACCTGTCGACACTGGTCCCGGTGCCATGGCAGCCGGGCTACGGCAGGGTGGTGTGCGTGGGCCATGTCAACGGCCAGCCTTGGCCCTATGACACCCGCTATGTGTTGCAACAACAGGTGCAGCGTCTGGCCGACAAGGGCTGGACGTTGAACACCGGACTTGAGCCGGAGTTCAGCCTGTTCCGCCGCGACGAAGGCGGCAAGCTGCAACTGGTGGATGCCTCCGACAACCTCGACAAGCCGTGCTACGACTACAAGGGCCTGTCGCGCTCGCGGCTGTTTCTCGAACGCCTGACCGAAGCGCTGCAACCGGTAGGTTTCGACATCTATCAGATCGACCATGAAGACGCCAACGGCCAGTTCGAGATCAACTACACCTACAGCGACGCCATGGAGTCGGCTGACCGCTTCACCTTCTTCCGCATGGCCGCCGGCGAAATCGCCAACGACCTGGGGATGATCTGCTCGTTCATGCCCAAGCCCGACCCCAAGCGCGCTGGCAATGGCATGCACTTCCACCTGTCGCTGGCCAGCAGCACCAACAAGAACCTCTTCCACGACGCGTCCGACAGCAGCGGCATGGGCCTGTCGAAACTGGCCTACCACTTTGCCGCCGGCTTGATGGCCCACGGCCCGGCGTTATGTGCCTTTGCGGCGCCAACGGTCAACTCCTACAAGCGGCTGGTGGTGGGGCGTTCCTTGTCGGGTTCGACCTGGGCCCCGGCCTTCGTCGCCTGGGGGGCAAACAACCGCTCGGCGATGGTTCGCATTCCTTATGGTCGCCTGGAGTTTCGCCTTCCGGACGCCGGTTGCAACCCCTACCTGGTCACTGCGGCAATTATTGCCGCTGGCCTGGATGGCATCGACCGCCAGTTGGAACCGGGCGAGATGTGCAATGAAAACCTCTACAACCTGAGCCTTGAAGAAATTGCCGCACGCGGCATCAAGACCCTGCCGCAGTCGCTGAAGGAGGCCGCCGACGCGCTCGAAGCCGACCCGTTGTTCCGCGAGGTACTGGGCGCCGAGATCGTCGACGAGTTCATCAAGCTCAAGCGCATGGAGTGGGTGGAGTACTGCCGCCACGTCTCCGACTGGGAAATCCAGCGTTACACCGAGTTCTTCTGA
- the purF_2 gene encoding Amidophosphoribosyltransferase (*Name purF_2) — protein MCGIVGLYLKKPELEAQLGKLFEPMLEAMTDRGPDSAGFAIYGDEVADGWVKLTLQATSTSYPWATLMGQLEGRLGCSLDWFQNASAAVLKVHAGEAAARQALQDLAPEVRIMSAGQSIEILKGMGLPAEISSRFGLAGMKGSHIIGHTRMATESAVTMEGSHPFSTGADLCLVHNGSLSNHFRLRQALKREGISFETDNDTEVAAGYLTWRLQQGDTLAQALDGALEDLDGFFTFAIGTRNGFAVIRDPIACKPAVLAETEDYVAMASEYQALAGLPGIEHAKVWEPAPATLYVWERESA, from the coding sequence ATGTGTGGAATCGTAGGTCTGTACCTGAAAAAGCCCGAGCTGGAAGCCCAGCTTGGCAAGCTCTTCGAACCCATGCTCGAAGCCATGACCGACCGTGGCCCGGACAGCGCCGGCTTTGCCATCTACGGCGACGAAGTGGCCGATGGCTGGGTCAAGCTGACCCTGCAAGCAACTAGCACAAGTTACCCCTGGGCCACCCTGATGGGGCAACTGGAAGGGCGGCTGGGCTGTTCGCTGGACTGGTTCCAGAACGCTAGCGCTGCGGTGCTCAAGGTGCATGCCGGCGAGGCAGCCGCCCGCCAGGCCCTGCAAGACCTGGCACCGGAGGTGCGCATCATGAGCGCCGGGCAGAGCATCGAAATCCTCAAGGGCATGGGCTTGCCGGCAGAAATCTCCAGTCGCTTCGGTCTGGCCGGCATGAAGGGCAGCCACATCATTGGCCACACCCGTATGGCCACCGAAAGCGCCGTGACCATGGAGGGCAGCCACCCGTTTTCCACCGGTGCCGACCTGTGCCTGGTGCACAACGGCTCGCTGTCCAACCACTTCCGCCTGCGCCAGGCGCTTAAGCGTGAAGGCATCAGCTTCGAAACCGACAACGACACCGAAGTGGCCGCCGGCTACCTGACCTGGCGCCTGCAGCAGGGCGACACCCTGGCCCAGGCCCTGGATGGCGCGCTGGAAGACCTGGACGGTTTCTTCACCTTTGCCATCGGTACCCGCAACGGCTTTGCCGTGATCCGCGACCCGATCGCCTGCAAGCCGGCGGTGCTCGCCGAGACCGAAGACTATGTGGCCATGGCTTCGGAATACCAGGCACTGGCCGGCCTGCCAGGTATCGAGCACGCCAAGGTCTGGGAACCGGCCCCGGCCACGCTGTACGTCTGGGAGCGCGAAAGCGCCTGA